In Actinomyces sp. zg-332, the following proteins share a genomic window:
- a CDS encoding SAM hydrolase/SAM-dependent halogenase family protein has product MNALVLQSDFGYSDGAVSAMQGVAFGVDKNLPIFTLTHDIPPYDVWEASYRLTQTLGYWPEGTVFVSVVDPGVGSDRASVVAKTVKGQYVVTPDNGTLTHLHKTIGLESVRVIDEEKNRLPGSGHSYTFHGRDIYAFTGARLAAGIIDYEGVGPLVEPFEIVELETVEPKIEQGKLTGTIDALDVRYGSLWTNIPRLAAIEAGIEYGDLIQIQINNNTNPIHTSNLKYVHSFAEVHVGESLMYVNSLDNLAIAINRGSFSRAFQVEHGPSWNISITKL; this is encoded by the coding sequence TTGAACGCTTTAGTATTACAATCAGATTTTGGTTATTCAGATGGCGCCGTTTCAGCAATGCAAGGTGTTGCTTTTGGTGTCGATAAAAATTTACCAATTTTCACATTAACTCACGATATTCCACCATATGATGTATGGGAAGCTTCATATCGTCTAACACAAACACTTGGATACTGGCCAGAAGGTACAGTATTTGTGTCAGTTGTTGACCCAGGGGTTGGATCAGATCGTGCTAGTGTTGTTGCTAAAACTGTTAAAGGACAATACGTTGTCACACCGGATAACGGAACTTTAACGCATCTGCATAAGACAATTGGTTTAGAGAGTGTGCGTGTAATTGATGAAGAAAAGAACCGTTTACCAGGTTCTGGACATTCATACACTTTCCATGGACGTGATATTTATGCTTTTACAGGCGCACGCCTAGCTGCAGGAATAATTGACTATGAGGGAGTAGGTCCGCTAGTTGAACCTTTTGAAATTGTTGAGCTAGAAACAGTTGAGCCAAAAATTGAACAAGGTAAACTAACTGGAACGATTGATGCCCTAGACGTTCGATATGGTTCATTATGGACAAATATCCCGCGTTTAGCTGCAATTGAAGCTGGAATAGAATATGGCGATTTAATCCAGATTCAAATTAATAACAATACGAATCCAATTCATACATCTAATCTAAAATATGTTCACTCATTTGCTGAAGTTCATGTAGGTGAGTCATTAATGTACGTGAACAGTTTGGATAATCTCGCTATTGCAATCAACCGTGGTTCATTTTCGCGAGCTTTCCAAGTAGAACATGGTCCTTCATGGAACATTTCTATAACCAAGCTCTAA
- a CDS encoding sulfite exporter TauE/SafE family protein produces the protein MISQQMNRKQLFYILLIGIGVGFLSGLFAVGGGMIIVPALISIVGFSPRLAAGTSLTAIIPLSLVGVISYAIDENVSWSAAGLLSVGAIVGSQIGTWLLTKISQKGIQIFFTCFLVVIILMMFIHVPNRNSSFQISLYVCIALIFVGFVVGILSGFLGIGGGGIIVPILMLVFGTSDLLAKGTSLLMMVLAALSGSVSNMRRGNLDPKVALLIGIPACIVTPLGTMVAKYISPQTSNLLFAGFLLFILLKMIRNILQTPKSK, from the coding sequence ATGATTAGTCAGCAAATGAACCGAAAACAGCTATTCTATATTCTATTAATTGGTATTGGAGTAGGATTTTTGTCTGGATTATTTGCTGTAGGCGGGGGAATGATAATAGTTCCTGCGCTAATATCTATTGTAGGATTTAGTCCACGTTTAGCAGCGGGAACGTCGCTTACAGCCATTATCCCTTTATCTCTGGTTGGGGTTATCAGCTATGCGATTGACGAAAATGTGTCTTGGAGCGCTGCAGGCTTGCTATCAGTAGGAGCAATTGTTGGTAGCCAAATAGGAACATGGTTACTTACAAAAATCTCTCAGAAAGGAATACAAATATTCTTTACCTGTTTCCTAGTGGTAATAATACTTATGATGTTCATTCATGTTCCTAATAGAAATAGTAGTTTTCAAATTAGTCTTTATGTATGTATAGCCTTAATATTTGTTGGATTTGTAGTGGGAATTTTATCTGGATTTCTAGGTATCGGCGGGGGTGGAATAATTGTGCCGATCCTAATGCTTGTATTTGGAACTTCAGACCTGCTAGCAAAAGGGACTAGCTTACTTATGATGGTATTGGCTGCTTTATCTGGGAGTGTATCTAATATGAGACGAGGAAATTTAGATCCCAAAGTTGCTTTACTAATCGGTATTCCAGCATGTATTGTCACCCCTTTGGGAACAATGGTAGCTAAATATATTTCTCCCCAAACTTCTAATCTTCTATTTGCAGGATTTCTCCTATTCATTCTTTTAAAAATGATTAGGAATATCTTGCAAACACCAAAAAGTAAATAA
- a CDS encoding YhgE/Pip domain-containing protein, producing MSNIKKYFDRKSKLAIAYTLIVLLGLSTIPFIYAGLLTWSNVDPTGNLNAVPAGIVNEDKGSKNPNLKLGEVLTNKLVQSKSHKNFHWKKMSAKQAQEKLEDGKIYAILWIPQEFSQNVTSISNKDIGKVKRAELKITTSDAVNMISGNIASTIATTVTDSLSSQVSDEYLHNIYTGFSTINEKVTKASDGSKQLSDGLVTFKNSSTQLVIGLRDLKSGALKLNNAMNQTKTGSEKLYTAANQLSGGISKINSGSEKLQGGLAKAYIGTTTFSEYMNELNTRAKSLPSATNQLSENSTLLARGTDNLYEVLNILNNKTAELNSGLNALNIGVKQINTNLKNVKTNVNNLSTSSIAVTSNSKSLQNELKELEQRWHELSEEEKLSTVQQLHADSLELQRNITNIDNGIKQVNSGIENIIGKPTSDTNSNATGITAISEKSETIANGVTTLKSINEEILTQSVKVKNGTQQLSEKLIELNTQGAIFTTSINQLANTSITIKENISQLHKGSVDLQEGTRELSAKTPEFVRSMGAVNDAISKIDDSSDALAQGVMKATDGGEKLVAGEEKLVLGAKDLQEGLRNGAKEIPKYSKSEIAALSDVASHPIELIKQREYEVAGYGAGLAPYFMSIALWVGALGFFLMMPVYNKRLLNSKAYGIRVAVFSYIPAAIMSFVQSLLMIIAVHTFVGIEFTKLIPGFFIAFLGSLSFMAINQALVGLLGVQGRYIALIFTGLQLSSAGATYPIETSPTFFQVLHSWLPITHVVQGFRSTISGSSYGYNYAILVLSIYILVSILVLTAGVHIKRYLDVKNHRYIIRAKVLEKLK from the coding sequence ATGAGTAATATAAAGAAATATTTTGACCGTAAATCTAAGTTAGCAATAGCATATACACTTATTGTACTATTGGGGTTATCGACAATACCTTTTATATATGCAGGGTTACTTACCTGGTCTAACGTTGATCCGACAGGTAATTTGAATGCTGTGCCAGCTGGTATTGTAAACGAAGATAAAGGAAGTAAAAACCCTAATTTGAAACTGGGTGAAGTGCTTACAAATAAGCTTGTACAATCAAAATCTCATAAAAACTTCCATTGGAAAAAGATGAGCGCTAAACAAGCTCAAGAAAAACTTGAAGATGGAAAAATATATGCGATATTGTGGATACCTCAAGAATTTAGCCAAAATGTTACATCAATATCTAATAAAGACATAGGAAAAGTAAAAAGGGCAGAGCTAAAAATAACAACTAGTGATGCTGTGAACATGATATCAGGAAATATTGCTTCGACCATTGCAACTACAGTTACAGATAGCTTATCTAGCCAAGTCTCTGATGAATACTTACACAATATATATACAGGTTTTTCAACAATAAATGAAAAAGTAACTAAAGCTTCAGATGGCTCCAAGCAACTATCAGATGGGCTAGTCACATTTAAAAATAGTTCCACACAACTCGTAATAGGGCTAAGAGACTTGAAATCTGGTGCTTTGAAATTAAATAATGCCATGAATCAAACTAAAACAGGAAGTGAAAAGCTTTATACTGCAGCAAATCAACTTAGTGGAGGTATTTCAAAAATAAACTCAGGAAGTGAAAAATTACAGGGAGGTCTTGCAAAGGCATATATAGGAACTACCACATTTTCCGAGTATATGAATGAGCTAAACACAAGAGCTAAATCCTTACCTTCAGCAACTAATCAGCTATCAGAAAATAGTACTTTGTTAGCAAGGGGAACTGATAACTTATATGAGGTACTAAATATTCTTAACAATAAAACTGCTGAGCTAAACTCTGGACTTAATGCATTAAATATCGGTGTAAAACAAATAAATACAAATCTAAAGAATGTGAAAACGAATGTAAACAATTTATCTACTTCAAGTATAGCAGTAACTTCGAACAGTAAATCGTTGCAAAATGAGTTAAAAGAACTAGAACAAAGATGGCATGAACTGTCAGAAGAAGAAAAATTATCTACTGTGCAGCAACTGCATGCTGATTCTTTAGAGTTACAAAGAAACATTACTAATATTGATAACGGCATAAAACAAGTAAATAGTGGGATTGAAAATATAATAGGAAAACCAACTAGTGATACTAATTCCAATGCTACGGGTATAACCGCAATATCAGAGAAAAGTGAAACTATAGCAAATGGAGTTACAACTCTAAAGTCTATAAATGAAGAAATTCTTACACAAAGCGTAAAGGTAAAAAACGGAACTCAACAACTTAGCGAAAAACTTATCGAGCTAAATACACAAGGTGCTATTTTTACAACTAGTATTAATCAGCTTGCAAATACCAGCATCACTATAAAAGAGAATATATCGCAGCTACATAAAGGTAGTGTTGACTTACAAGAAGGAACTAGAGAACTATCTGCAAAAACTCCAGAGTTTGTTAGAAGTATGGGTGCAGTTAATGATGCGATCAGCAAAATAGATGATAGTTCTGATGCTCTAGCTCAAGGTGTTATGAAAGCTACAGATGGTGGTGAAAAGCTTGTTGCTGGTGAGGAAAAACTAGTTTTGGGAGCTAAAGACTTACAAGAGGGCTTACGAAATGGAGCAAAAGAAATTCCGAAGTATTCAAAGTCAGAAATTGCAGCTCTAAGCGATGTTGCTTCTCATCCGATAGAACTCATAAAACAACGTGAATATGAAGTTGCGGGATATGGGGCTGGACTTGCACCATACTTTATGAGCATAGCCTTGTGGGTTGGTGCACTAGGATTTTTCTTGATGATGCCTGTTTATAATAAGAGACTCCTCAATAGTAAAGCATATGGTATTCGTGTAGCAGTTTTTAGTTATATACCAGCTGCGATAATGTCGTTTGTGCAATCGCTATTAATGATTATTGCTGTACATACATTTGTTGGGATTGAGTTTACAAAACTAATTCCAGGGTTCTTTATAGCATTCTTAGGGTCGCTATCATTTATGGCTATAAACCAAGCACTTGTTGGTTTATTAGGTGTGCAGGGACGTTATATTGCATTAATCTTTACTGGTTTACAGTTATCTTCAGCTGGTGCAACATATCCTATAGAAACAAGTCCTACTTTCTTTCAAGTTTTACATTCGTGGCTACCAATAACTCATGTAGTACAAGGATTTAGATCAACTATTAGTGGAAGTAGTTATGGATACAATTATGCTATTTTAGTCTTATCAATTTACATATTGGTTTCTATTTTAGTTTTAACAGCAGGAGTGCATATAAAACGCTATCTAGATGTGAAAAACCATAGATACATTATAAGAGCTAAGGTACTTGAAAAGCTTAAATGA